The proteins below come from a single Ailuropoda melanoleuca isolate Jingjing chromosome 1, ASM200744v2, whole genome shotgun sequence genomic window:
- the IQCG gene encoding dynein regulatory complex protein 9 has protein sequence MEEGQIEASNLPSKVWHSEVTVSVTGEPPSAVEEEEKETAEEADREVIPEITEPFSILDVLRISAVLDDTTDQLSILNYIMPVQYERRQSISMKKNKSLEKLSETSRISKISSPFLPKEETKLPEIQKESQYTDEFNKMQDLVFKTPTRQTIMSTEILKKIQMDRQFFSDIITNTMQELEESGTFTSLLKALGKERENKMHFYDIIARCE, from the exons ATGGAAGA aggccAAATAGAAGCCTCAAATCTTCCATCAAAAGTCTGGCATTCTGAGGTGACAGTGTCAGTGACAGGCGAGCCACCCAGTGCtgtagaagaagaagaaaaagaaacagctgaGGAAGCAGACAGAGAAGTCATCCCTGAAATCACAGAGCCATTCTCCATTCTAGATGTGCTGAGGATTTCCGCAGTTCTGGACGATACCACAGACCAGCTCTCTATTCTAAACTATATCATGCCAGTTCAGTATGAAAGAAGACAAAGTATCAGCATG aagaaaaataagagcttAGAAAAACTTTCAGAGACCTCAAGAATCTCAAAAATATCCAGTCCATTCTTACCTAAAGAAGAAACCAAGTTGCCAGAAATCCAAAAAGAAAGCCAATATACCGACGAGTTTAACAAAATGCAAGATCTTGTCTTCAAAACGCCTACAAGACAGACCATAATGTCTACGGAAATACTGAAGAAAATTCAGATGGATAG GCAATTTTTCAGTGATATAATTACAAATACCATGCAGGAGTTGGAAGAGTCAGGCACTTTCACCAGTCTCCTGAAAGCCCTGGgcaaagagagggaaaacaaaatgcatttctatGATATCATTGCCAGGTGCGAGTAA